A stretch of the Acidobacteriaceae bacterium genome encodes the following:
- the uraD gene encoding 2-oxo-4-hydroxy-4-carboxy-5-ureidoimidazoline decarboxylase translates to MTTSTANTILSEWNGLGLDDAAEVILPCNGSPVWATLVAYNRPFDSPASLFAVSDEIWMSLPEEDWQEAFDSHPRLGERKAKAATEKSLSWSTQEQSAADPDDAVRQALADGNREYEAKFGRIFLLCATGRSAEEMLTILRQRLQNDAETELREAAEQQRLITRLRLRKWLEMPGLTCAELAESAADRFETPGEAA, encoded by the coding sequence ATGACAACGTCTACTGCCAACACGATTCTTTCCGAGTGGAATGGCCTTGGCCTGGACGATGCAGCCGAAGTGATTCTGCCGTGCAATGGATCGCCGGTTTGGGCAACGCTGGTTGCCTATAATCGACCCTTCGACTCGCCCGCATCCCTTTTCGCCGTGTCCGATGAGATTTGGATGTCACTTCCGGAAGAAGACTGGCAGGAAGCGTTTGATTCGCATCCGCGGCTCGGCGAGCGGAAGGCAAAAGCGGCGACGGAGAAGAGCTTGAGTTGGAGCACGCAGGAGCAGAGCGCGGCGGATCCTGACGATGCTGTGCGACAGGCGCTGGCGGATGGTAATCGCGAGTATGAGGCGAAGTTTGGGCGGATCTTCCTGCTGTGTGCGACGGGCCGGAGTGCGGAGGAGATGCTGACGATTTTGCGACAGCGGTTGCAGAACGATGCGGAGACTGAGTTGCGTGAGGCGGCGGAGCAGCAGCGGTTGATCACGCGGCTTCGATTGCGGAAGTGGCTCGAGATGCCGGGGCTGACTTGCGCAGAGTTGGCGGAGAGCGCGGCTGATCGGTTCGAGACACCTGGGGAGGCGGCTTAG
- the uraH gene encoding hydroxyisourate hydrolase: MGLSTHILDTSQGRPAAGIDVVLLQESDGGWNEIGRDSTDADGRCRTLLGARELERATYKLRFEVAPYFSAQSITISCLYPYVEIAFTITDASQHYHIPLLISANGYTTYRGS, encoded by the coding sequence ATGGGGCTTTCAACGCATATTCTCGACACATCGCAAGGCCGGCCGGCGGCGGGCATTGACGTTGTGCTGCTGCAGGAGAGCGACGGCGGGTGGAACGAGATCGGCCGCGACTCAACGGATGCTGACGGGCGATGCCGTACGCTGCTCGGCGCGCGGGAGCTGGAGCGTGCCACTTACAAGCTGCGCTTCGAGGTAGCACCGTATTTTTCTGCACAGAGTATTACGATCAGCTGCCTGTACCCGTATGTGGAGATTGCGTTCACGATTACAGATGCGTCGCAACACTATCACATTCCACTGCTGATTTCGGCGAATGGATACACGACTTATAGAGGGAGCTGA
- a CDS encoding amidohydrolase family protein, translated as EPLAIAGVAGFKCFLIYPGTDGFTEIDRANLELAVPHIARTGLPLLVHAELAGPVDAAVARLNSGDEDWRRYATYLASRPDDAELEAIAMMLDLCRAHRFRLHIVHLSTAKALPMIRAARMEGLPLTVETCPHYLHCAAEKIPDGATLFKCAPPIRSAENRELLWRALLDGEIDFIATDHSPCPPAMKRLTANAPGEEAGRFDEAWGGIPSLSTALPLLWTDCVKRGVPLTKLVQWMSTKPATLAGLSAQVGAIAPGMQANLVVFDAEATFTLAPEHLHYRHAISPYMGETLRGVVWGTWLRGEQVYANRDGKVTFADTPRGQEYALSCSLS; from the coding sequence GAGCCGCTGGCCATCGCAGGTGTGGCCGGGTTCAAGTGCTTCCTGATCTATCCGGGAACGGACGGGTTCACGGAGATCGATCGGGCAAACCTGGAGCTCGCGGTGCCACACATTGCGCGCACTGGGCTCCCGCTGCTGGTGCATGCGGAACTTGCAGGGCCGGTGGATGCGGCGGTAGCGCGGCTGAACAGCGGGGATGAGGACTGGCGGAGATATGCGACGTATCTTGCGTCGCGGCCGGACGATGCTGAGCTGGAGGCGATTGCGATGATGCTGGATCTGTGCCGCGCGCACAGGTTCCGGCTGCATATTGTGCATCTGTCGACGGCGAAGGCGCTGCCAATGATTCGGGCCGCCCGGATGGAAGGGCTGCCGCTGACAGTGGAGACTTGCCCGCACTATCTGCACTGCGCGGCGGAGAAGATTCCAGATGGAGCAACACTGTTCAAGTGCGCGCCGCCCATTCGTTCGGCGGAGAATCGTGAACTGCTGTGGCGTGCGCTGCTCGATGGCGAGATTGATTTCATCGCGACCGACCATTCCCCGTGCCCACCCGCAATGAAGCGGCTGACTGCGAACGCGCCAGGAGAAGAGGCTGGACGATTCGACGAGGCCTGGGGCGGGATTCCGTCATTGTCGACGGCGTTGCCACTGTTGTGGACTGACTGTGTGAAGCGAGGCGTTCCGCTGACAAAACTGGTGCAGTGGATGTCGACGAAGCCGGCGACACTGGCGGGCCTGAGCGCACAGGTGGGTGCGATTGCGCCGGGAATGCAAGCGAATCTGGTGGTGTTCGACGCAGAGGCGACGTTCACATTGGCGCCGGAGCATTTGCATTACCGGCATGCGATCTCACCATACATGGGCGAGACGCTGCGTGGGGTTGTTTGGGGGACGTGGCTGCGCGGCGAACAGGTGTATGCGAATCGGGACGGCAAAGTAACGTTTGCCGATACTCCCCGCGGGCAAGAGTACGCGTTATCCTGTTCCCTCTCGTAA